The following are encoded in a window of Mycolicibacterium tusciae JS617 genomic DNA:
- the tilS gene encoding tRNA lysidine(34) synthetase TilS produces the protein MDRQSAVAALQAAVTVFSREHAIAGARWCVALSGGADSLALTAAAAKVMPTTALIVDHRLQAESGAVAATAREQALSLGCVEAQVICVDVGTAGGPEAAARTARYRALDTARGDAPVLLAHTLDDQAETVLLGLGRGSGARSIAGMRPLDPPWGRPLLGIRREVTQAACAELNLTPWQDPHNVDRRYTRARLRAEVLPLLEEVLGGGVAEALARTAAALREDTEVLDGLADRELAEVSIAGGLDTARLVDLPDAVRRRVIRGWLLAGGASSLTDKQIRGVDTLVTGWRGQGGVAVGSPLRSRRLIAGRRDGMLTLHTEPV, from the coding sequence GTGGATCGACAGAGTGCTGTAGCCGCGCTGCAGGCGGCGGTGACGGTGTTCTCCCGTGAGCACGCGATCGCAGGCGCGCGGTGGTGTGTGGCACTGTCCGGGGGTGCCGATTCGCTGGCGCTGACGGCGGCCGCGGCAAAGGTGATGCCGACCACGGCGCTGATTGTCGATCATCGGTTGCAGGCCGAATCGGGCGCGGTCGCGGCAACCGCACGCGAACAGGCGCTGTCACTGGGATGTGTTGAGGCTCAAGTCATTTGCGTCGATGTCGGCACCGCTGGTGGGCCCGAGGCTGCCGCGCGCACCGCGCGCTACCGGGCATTGGACACCGCGCGCGGCGATGCGCCGGTGCTGCTCGCGCACACGCTCGATGATCAGGCCGAGACGGTGCTGCTCGGACTTGGCCGCGGTTCGGGTGCGCGCTCGATCGCCGGAATGCGCCCACTCGACCCACCTTGGGGCCGACCGCTGCTCGGGATTCGACGGGAGGTGACGCAGGCGGCCTGTGCCGAGCTGAACCTGACCCCGTGGCAGGACCCGCACAACGTCGATCGCCGGTACACCCGGGCGCGGTTGCGCGCCGAGGTGCTCCCGCTGCTGGAAGAGGTGCTCGGCGGTGGTGTCGCCGAGGCGCTGGCCCGCACCGCCGCCGCACTGCGTGAGGACACCGAGGTGCTCGACGGGTTGGCCGACCGTGAGCTCGCTGAGGTGTCGATCGCAGGCGGCCTGGACACCGCCCGGCTGGTCGACCTGCCGGACGCCGTTCGGCGCAGGGTGATTCGGGGCTGGCTGCTGGCAGGAGGTGCCAGTTCTCTGACCGACAAGCAGATTCGCGGCGTCGACACCCTGGTCACGGGGTGGCGCGGGCAGGGCGGTGTCGCGGTGGGATCACCGCTGCGCAGCAGGCGGCTGATCGCGGGCCGACGTGACGGGATGCTGACCCTGCACACCGAGCCCGTCTGA
- a CDS encoding zinc-dependent metalloprotease, producing MSTSPQSSTDKPSPSVGRAVDWNFAAQVGEKLVRPGPDASDYTRRQVIDQLAESSRNAEVPVREVTGLNEGGAIPEARILDRPQWIHAATQSMRVMTGGTEKPNSFISGRITGAQTGAVLAFVSQGILGQYDPFGRDGGELLLVYPNVIGVERQLRVDPGDFRLWVCLHEVTHRVQFRANPWLADHMSQSLAVLTQDAGDDVTQVVGRLAEFARSRRDYVVDAESEPNSSGMIGLMRAVQAEPQRRALDQLLVLGTLLEGHADHVMDAVGPKVVPSVATIRRRFDERRQRKQPPLQRVVRALLGFDAKLSQYTRGKAFVDHVVSRVGMTRFNTVWSSAETLPLPTEIDKPQRWIDRVL from the coding sequence CGGACGCCTCCGACTACACCCGCCGTCAGGTCATCGACCAATTGGCCGAGTCGTCCCGCAACGCCGAGGTACCGGTGCGTGAAGTCACCGGCCTCAATGAGGGCGGCGCGATTCCCGAAGCCCGCATCCTGGACCGTCCGCAGTGGATTCACGCCGCGACGCAGTCGATGCGCGTAATGACCGGCGGCACAGAGAAACCGAACAGTTTCATCAGCGGACGCATTACCGGCGCGCAGACCGGCGCCGTGCTGGCGTTCGTGTCGCAGGGCATCCTCGGCCAGTACGACCCGTTCGGTCGCGACGGTGGCGAACTACTTCTGGTCTACCCCAACGTGATCGGCGTGGAGCGCCAATTACGGGTCGACCCAGGCGACTTCCGGCTGTGGGTGTGCCTGCACGAGGTCACCCACCGAGTCCAGTTTCGCGCCAACCCATGGCTTGCCGACCACATGTCGCAGTCGTTGGCGGTGCTCACCCAGGACGCCGGCGACGACGTCACCCAGGTGGTGGGCCGGCTCGCGGAGTTTGCGCGCAGCCGTCGCGATTACGTCGTTGACGCTGAGTCGGAACCGAATTCGTCGGGGATGATCGGCCTGATGCGCGCGGTTCAGGCGGAGCCGCAGCGGCGCGCACTGGACCAACTGCTGGTGCTGGGCACGCTGCTGGAGGGTCATGCGGACCACGTGATGGATGCCGTCGGGCCCAAGGTGGTGCCGTCGGTGGCGACGATCCGCAGGCGCTTCGACGAACGGCGCCAACGTAAGCAGCCGCCGTTGCAGCGGGTCGTGCGGGCGCTACTCGGATTCGACGCCAAGCTCAGCCAGTACACCCGCGGTAAGGCATTCGTCGACCACGTGGTGTCCCGGGTCGGGATGACGCGGTTCAATACCGTTTGGTCGAGCGCGGAAACCTTGCCGCTGCCAACGGAAATCGACAAGCCACAGCGGTGGATCGACAGAGTGCTGTAG
- a CDS encoding molybdopterin-dependent oxidoreductase, with product MTETALRICPFCEATCGLTLTIDDGRLTGARGDRDDVFSHGFICPKGASFAELDNDPDRLVRPLLRRDGVLTEATWDEAFAAVADGLGAVVREHGGTSVGVYLGNPNAHTVAGALYPPVIIRALGTRQVFSASTLDQMPKHVALGLMFGSPVAFTVPDLDRTDYLVVIGANPLVSNGSLATAADFPGKLRALRKRGGKLVVIDPARTRTAELADRHIAPRPGTDAALMLAVVHVLFEEGLVDLGTSVATRPSRPLADHVNGVDDVRAVAADFGPDTVAGYCGVGADDIRVLARELAVAPTAAVYGRIGTSTVEFGTLGSWLVDVINVLTGNLDRRGGAMFPLGPTAPAPRPPKAGRGFSVGRWHSRVSGYPEALSEFPAAALAEEIDTPGDGQIKAMITIAGNPVLSAPDGDRLDRALDGVGFMVSVDPYLNETTRHADVILPPPPPSQSAHFDFALNNLAVRNNARYSPPVLPTDGRPDEAEILSRIALVLFGAGADADPAAVDEQVIAATLAKETADPTSPVAGRPVADLTAMLPPGPGYERRLDMMLRLGAYGDAFGAKPDGLTLQRLKDAPHGVDLGPLQPRLTEVLRTPTERIELAPPPLIEEAARLREALGKRADRFVLIGRRHLRSNNSWMHNVPALAGGSNRCTLRIHPDDAAELGLTDTAVVKGPGGEVLAAVEITDGMRRGVVSLPHGWGHDRGGTGLQVASRNPGVSVNQLNAGNLLDPLSGTAVLNGIPVDIAPAG from the coding sequence GTGACCGAAACAGCGCTTCGGATCTGTCCGTTCTGCGAGGCCACCTGCGGCCTGACCCTGACCATCGACGACGGCCGACTCACCGGCGCGCGCGGCGACCGCGACGACGTGTTCAGCCACGGTTTCATCTGCCCGAAAGGGGCGAGCTTCGCCGAGCTCGACAACGACCCCGACCGGCTGGTGCGGCCACTCCTGCGACGGGACGGCGTGCTGACCGAGGCCACGTGGGATGAGGCGTTCGCCGCCGTCGCCGACGGTCTTGGTGCGGTCGTGCGCGAGCACGGCGGAACCTCGGTTGGGGTGTATCTCGGCAACCCCAACGCGCACACGGTCGCGGGTGCGCTGTATCCGCCGGTGATCATCCGTGCGCTCGGCACCCGTCAGGTGTTCAGTGCGAGCACGCTGGACCAGATGCCCAAGCACGTCGCGCTCGGTCTGATGTTCGGCAGCCCGGTCGCTTTCACCGTGCCCGATCTCGACCGCACGGACTACCTCGTCGTCATCGGCGCCAATCCCCTTGTGTCCAACGGCAGTCTGGCCACCGCCGCCGATTTTCCGGGCAAGCTGCGGGCGCTGCGTAAGCGTGGCGGCAAGCTCGTCGTCATCGACCCCGCCCGCACCCGTACCGCCGAACTCGCCGACCGGCACATCGCCCCCCGCCCCGGCACCGACGCCGCGCTGATGCTCGCCGTCGTCCACGTGCTGTTCGAGGAGGGTCTGGTCGACCTTGGGACCTCGGTTGCCACCCGCCCGTCCCGCCCCCTGGCCGACCATGTCAACGGCGTCGACGACGTCCGCGCCGTCGCAGCGGATTTCGGGCCGGACACCGTCGCCGGGTACTGCGGGGTCGGAGCGGACGACATCCGGGTGCTCGCCCGTGAGCTCGCCGTCGCCCCGACGGCCGCCGTCTACGGCCGGATAGGCACGTCCACGGTCGAATTCGGAACGCTGGGCAGTTGGCTCGTCGACGTCATCAACGTCCTGACGGGCAATCTCGACCGCCGGGGCGGGGCGATGTTCCCGCTCGGTCCCACCGCGCCCGCGCCTCGCCCGCCGAAGGCCGGTCGCGGTTTTTCGGTCGGGCGCTGGCACAGCCGCGTCTCCGGTTATCCCGAAGCGCTGTCCGAATTCCCGGCGGCCGCGCTCGCCGAGGAGATCGACACCCCCGGCGACGGACAGATCAAGGCGATGATCACGATCGCCGGAAACCCGGTGCTGTCCGCTCCCGACGGCGACCGCCTCGACCGTGCGCTCGACGGCGTCGGGTTCATGGTGAGCGTCGACCCCTACCTCAACGAGACGACGCGTCACGCGGACGTCATCCTGCCGCCACCGCCGCCCTCCCAAAGCGCCCACTTCGATTTCGCGCTCAACAACCTCGCGGTGCGCAACAACGCCCGGTATTCGCCGCCGGTGTTGCCGACCGACGGCCGACCCGACGAGGCGGAGATCCTGTCGCGGATCGCGCTCGTTCTGTTCGGTGCCGGCGCCGACGCCGATCCCGCCGCCGTCGACGAACAGGTCATCGCGGCGACATTGGCGAAGGAGACCGCCGATCCGACCTCGCCGGTCGCCGGGCGTCCCGTCGCCGATCTGACCGCGATGCTGCCACCCGGGCCGGGATACGAGCGCCGCCTCGACATGATGCTCCGGCTGGGTGCCTACGGCGATGCGTTCGGTGCCAAGCCGGATGGTCTCACGCTGCAGCGACTCAAAGACGCCCCGCACGGAGTCGACCTGGGTCCGTTGCAGCCGCGCCTGACCGAGGTGCTTCGGACGCCAACGGAGAGAATCGAACTCGCTCCGCCGCCGCTCATCGAGGAGGCGGCGCGGCTTCGGGAGGCACTCGGGAAGCGGGCCGATCGTTTCGTGCTGATCGGACGACGGCATCTGCGTTCCAACAACAGCTGGATGCACAACGTGCCCGCACTCGCAGGCGGCAGCAATCGGTGCACGTTGCGGATCCATCCCGACGACGCCGCCGAGCTCGGCCTGACCGACACCGCGGTCGTGAAGGGCCCGGGCGGAGAAGTGCTGGCTGCTGTCGAGATCACCGACGGCATGCGGCGCGGGGTGGTGTCCCTGCCACACGGATGGGGTCATGACCGCGGTGGCACAGGCCTACAGGTCGCGTCGCGCAATCCCGGGGTGAGCGTCAATCAGCTCAACGCAGGCAATCTGCTCGACCCGCTGTCGGGCACCGCGGTGCTGAACGGGATCCCGGTGGACATCGCTCCTGCGGGTTAG
- a CDS encoding SIMPL domain-containing protein produces the protein MPIAARAKLTTRLLVLAAAGLVATLSGCDATSGPTAAAPTTNTDVRQVTVVGSGEVKGTPDTLNVNASIEFTAPDVTGAMNQVSDRQLGVINALVEAGVDRNDISTSQVSLQPQFAPTTDSTAIVGYRASNSIDVKIRQLDAASQALALIVSTGGNATRINNVSYSIDDDSQLVKDARARAFNDAKDRAEQYAQLSGLTLGNVISISEIAGTQPPVPMQRGAEMAMAAPVPVEPGQQTVGFSVTVIWELD, from the coding sequence ATGCCGATCGCCGCGCGAGCGAAGTTGACCACCCGACTGCTCGTCCTCGCCGCCGCGGGACTGGTCGCCACACTGTCGGGTTGCGATGCGACGTCGGGTCCGACGGCGGCCGCCCCGACCACGAACACCGACGTCCGGCAGGTCACCGTCGTGGGCTCCGGCGAAGTCAAAGGCACTCCGGACACGTTGAACGTCAACGCGTCGATCGAGTTCACCGCCCCCGACGTCACCGGCGCGATGAACCAGGTCAGCGACCGTCAGCTCGGGGTGATCAACGCGCTGGTGGAGGCAGGCGTCGATCGAAACGACATCAGCACCAGCCAGGTGAGCCTGCAGCCGCAGTTCGCGCCGACGACCGACAGCACGGCCATCGTCGGCTACCGCGCGAGCAATTCGATCGACGTGAAGATCCGCCAGCTCGACGCCGCGTCGCAGGCGCTGGCCCTCATCGTCAGCACCGGCGGCAATGCGACCCGGATCAACAACGTGAGCTATTCGATCGACGACGATTCACAACTCGTGAAGGACGCGCGTGCTCGAGCTTTCAATGACGCCAAGGACCGCGCCGAGCAGTACGCGCAGCTGTCCGGCCTCACCCTCGGCAACGTGATTTCGATTTCCGAGATCGCCGGAACCCAGCCGCCCGTCCCGATGCAGCGCGGCGCGGAGATGGCCATGGCCGCGCCAGTACCGGTCGAACCCGGCCAGCAGACCGTCGGGTTCAGCGTGACGGTGATCTGGGAGCTCGACTAA
- the hpt gene encoding hypoxanthine phosphoribosyltransferase, translating into MYPGDIKSVLISSDEIQAKVAELGAQLGAEYRDALAENSQDLLLITVLKGAVFFVTDLARAIPLPTQLEFMAVSSYGSSTSSSGVVRILKDLDRDINDRDVLIVEDIVDSGLTLSWLLRNLATRHPRSLKVCTLMRKPDAAVRADVDIAYVGFDIPNEFVVGYGLDYAERYRDLPYIGTLDPKVYEEH; encoded by the coding sequence ATGTACCCGGGGGACATCAAGTCGGTGCTGATCTCGTCGGACGAAATTCAGGCGAAGGTCGCCGAGCTCGGTGCGCAGCTCGGCGCGGAGTATCGCGACGCCCTCGCCGAGAACAGCCAGGATCTTCTGCTCATCACGGTGCTCAAAGGTGCGGTGTTCTTCGTCACCGACCTCGCCAGGGCGATTCCGCTGCCGACCCAGCTGGAGTTCATGGCCGTCAGTTCGTACGGATCGTCGACGTCGTCGTCGGGCGTGGTACGCATCCTCAAGGACCTCGACCGCGACATCAATGACCGCGACGTGTTGATCGTCGAGGACATCGTCGACTCCGGGCTCACGCTGTCCTGGCTGCTGCGCAACCTCGCGACCCGGCATCCGCGTTCGCTGAAGGTGTGCACGTTGATGCGCAAACCCGACGCCGCGGTACGCGCCGATGTCGACATCGCCTACGTCGGCTTCGACATCCCCAACGAGTTCGTCGTCGGCTACGGCCTCGACTATGCCGAGCGCTATCGCGACCTGCCCTACATCGGCACGCTGGACCCCAAGGTGTACGAGGAGCACTAA
- a CDS encoding alpha/beta fold hydrolase, translated as MHSSTERIVEINGVALRIMEAGERGAPLVVLAHGFPELAYSWRHQIPVLADAGYHVVAPDQRGYGGSSRPDAVEEYDIHALTGDLVALLDEAGARQAVFIGHDWGAMVVWHTALLHPDRVRAVAGLSVPPIPRARSRPTERWREKFGDDFYMLRFQEPGLADAEMEADVAITMRGMFAGLIAGDAPLPDWINGDEFDHYVAEFSRTGFTGALNWYRNYDRNWESTPQLAGAQTTAPALFVGGTADPVGPTMNPARAREVVAGPYTERWIDGAGHWIQQERPDEVNRILVAFLREVQQP; from the coding sequence GTGCACAGCTCGACCGAACGGATAGTCGAGATAAACGGGGTGGCGCTTCGGATCATGGAAGCCGGAGAACGCGGTGCGCCTCTGGTGGTGCTGGCCCACGGATTCCCTGAACTGGCTTATTCGTGGCGGCACCAGATCCCGGTTCTCGCCGACGCGGGCTACCACGTCGTCGCCCCCGATCAGCGTGGGTACGGCGGCTCCAGCCGCCCCGACGCCGTCGAGGAGTACGACATCCACGCGCTGACCGGCGATCTCGTCGCCCTGCTCGATGAGGCCGGCGCCCGGCAGGCGGTCTTCATCGGCCACGACTGGGGCGCCATGGTCGTGTGGCACACCGCGCTGCTGCATCCCGACCGGGTCCGGGCGGTCGCCGGGCTCAGCGTTCCACCCATTCCCCGTGCGCGTTCCCGCCCGACCGAACGCTGGCGGGAGAAGTTCGGGGACGACTTCTACATGCTGCGCTTCCAGGAACCCGGACTCGCCGACGCCGAGATGGAGGCCGACGTGGCGATCACGATGCGCGGAATGTTCGCCGGGCTGATCGCAGGCGACGCGCCGTTGCCCGACTGGATCAACGGCGACGAGTTCGACCACTACGTGGCCGAGTTCAGCAGAACCGGGTTCACCGGCGCGCTCAACTGGTACCGCAACTACGACCGCAACTGGGAATCGACGCCGCAGCTCGCCGGCGCACAGACCACTGCGCCCGCGCTGTTCGTAGGGGGCACGGCCGACCCTGTCGGCCCCACAATGAATCCCGCCCGCGCGCGTGAGGTCGTCGCGGGGCCGTACACCGAGCGGTGGATCGACGGTGCGGGGCATTGGATACAGCAGGAGCGGCCCGACGAGGTCAACCGAATCCTGGTGGCCTTTCTGCGCGAAGTGCAGCAGCCATAG